The genomic stretch CCATCAAAGATCAGGCCGATAAGCTGGTCCATTCGCTCGCGAATGACGCCTACTACGACAAGGAGGCGGAGTTCGCCGAGCTCCTCGCGAAGATATCGCCGGGTGGAGCGCTGCAGTCAACATTCTTCGGAAACAGTGGCGCTGAGGCCGTAGAGGCGGCCATCAAGCTGTCAAGGTACTACACGAAGGGTTCTGAGCACATCGCATTCATGGGCGCATATCATGGTCGTGTTGGTAACGCGCTCGCCATGGCCAGCAGGGTCAAGTACAAGTATGGTCACGGACCGTATGCTCCAGGAATCTACTTCGCCCCGTACCCCTACTGCTACCGGTGCTGGTTCAAGCAGGAGTATCCATCCTGCAACTTGCTCTGCATCGATTATCTCGAGAAGGGGATTCTGGAGTTCGGCGGTCCGAGTGGCGACCTCGCCTCGGTGTTCGTTGAACCTTTGCAAGGCGAAGGCGGATACATAGTCCCGCCAAAGGAGTATCTTCCTAGGATGAGGAAACTGTGCGATGACCGGAAATGCCTTCTCGTAATGGACGAGATACAATCCGGCTTGGCGAGAACTGGCGAGATCTGGGAATGCAACTCGGCAGGCGTCATCCCTGACATTCTATTGACTGGAAAAGCTTCAGGTGGCGGAGTGCCCATCGGTGCATGCATTGCCAAGAAGCATATAATGGACACATGGAGACCGGGTTCGCACTCATCGACTTTCGGCGGCAACGGGTTGAGCATTGCTGCAGGTCTAGCACAAGTCCAGGAGATTCTTGACGAGAATCTTATGGATCGTTCAAAGGTCCTCGGGGCTCACGCTTTGAAGCGGTTGAACGAGCTCAAGGACAAGTACGAGCTCATCGGGGATGTCAGAGGAAAAGGCCTCATGATCGGCGTCGAGATAGTGAAGAAC from Candidatus Thermoplasmatota archaeon encodes the following:
- a CDS encoding aspartate aminotransferase family protein → MDLSLPEWVADWARSAPKLLVAPPGPKSKAIIEKDRKFVSHAYDRLFQFTMSKGSGAAIMDADGNVYLDFSAGISVLNAGWGNPRVVQAIKDQADKLVHSLANDAYYDKEAEFAELLAKISPGGALQSTFFGNSGAEAVEAAIKLSRYYTKGSEHIAFMGAYHGRVGNALAMASRVKYKYGHGPYAPGIYFAPYPYCYRCWFKQEYPSCNLLCIDYLEKGILEFGGPSGDLASVFVEPLQGEGGYIVPPKEYLPRMRKLCDDRKCLLVMDEIQSGLARTGEIWECNSAGVIPDILLTGKASGGGVPIGACIAKKHIMDTWRPGSHSSTFGGNGLSIAAGLAQVQEILDENLMDRSKVLGAHALKRLNELKDKYELIGDVRGKGLMIGVEIVKNKKTKEPLYVPQIQGLAWRKGLMMITAGMFGNVFRIAPPLIISKEQLDIGIDIFEEAIRETQAQMS